The Cygnus atratus isolate AKBS03 ecotype Queensland, Australia chromosome 21, CAtr_DNAZoo_HiC_assembly, whole genome shotgun sequence sequence GCGCGTACAGAGGACAAACATAATGCAGTTGGCACCTCCTTGGAACGTGTTACCGATCCCCTGCAAGGGGGCAAGAAAGGAATTAACCAGTGCTGTTTGTACCAACACCCCCACACCCAAACCAGCAAACGTCAAGTCAGACCAGCTCTAGTGCTGTCAGCAACTCCCACCTAAGtgaggaaaacagaggaaaaaacagtctCACACCCCAAAACGGCACAGGCTGCTGTTGTgccactcctgcagcctggTCTGGGTGTGGAGCAGGCTGACCCTGCTCCAGGACAGGCACCCAGCTTCTCCTACAAGCAGCTTGCCTATAGCCAGCACTCCcactgcagttattttcagtGTCCGCTAGATGATGCTGGAACAGCACTGCTGAGCATCCCAGGGAGCTGATGCTCTTGCAAGGCGCATGTGTTGTGCCAGCCTGAGCTGCATCCTGGCACAGAAAGTGATGTTGAGAGCAACAAGGCTCCATCTCCCTTCCAGACCTTCCTTCTAACGCACTGCCTGGCCAATACTTACATGCAGGACAACCAGGACTGAGTTTTGCACTACAGGGGAGTTGCAGAGTGTCAGAATGAATCGCACAGTGCTCCAGATGCGGAGGATGATGAAGATGACAGGGATGAGAATCAGCTTTTTATCTGCTATGGAAGTCCGGGGCTGAAGCGGTGTTCTTGAGAGAATGGGGCGATACTCTGAGAGCGCTGCGTGCTTCCATGGAGATGGAGGAGAgacaaaaatgtgaacaaaaagGCTACACACTCCGGACATTGAGCTCTAGGGATTCTTTCCAAAGCCAACCCAGTTTTTGCATCCTGTGGGCAGTTGATGGACACAGTTACACAGCACTGGTCTTGAGACACATTCTGCCCTCACTATTGCAAACATTCCTGCTAAAGCCAAGGAGTTGCAAATAAAGGAGATCCAGCCCTTCTTAGAGCTTTATTATGCCCTACATAGCTGGGTCAGACAAACAAATCACTGCTGCAGGAACCTGCTCTCCCGGTGCCTGGCTGGGCACTTTTACAGATCCAGCAATCCCACCAGCCTCCAGCAGTCCCTGAGAGGGACCTGGTGCTTGATTTCTGACAGTATACTGTTAACAACGGGCTTCCATAGGTTTAACAAGCCGGCAAGCCTCTGTAACACTACAGGCAGAAAAAAGTTTCTGGGATCTATGCCCTGGATAAGGGCAGTTGGAGGTACAAGGCCCCGGGACCTTTCCATGCTGGAAGCTGCTGGATGGACGCAGCATCCTGGATGGGGGAGAGCAGGTCACCACAACCCATGGAGCACCTGTGGGGACAGCATGATCATGAATACCAGGATGGCAATATAGGTGAAGAGATTAAAACTCAGGACAGCTGACCTGCTGAAAACTATTTCTCCTGCCATCAGGGCTACTGAGCACACACAGCTTTCATGCAGTGTCTTCCTGTGCTCTGGTACTCCCAGCCCTGACTCCTCAGCTCTCATTTAGAAAGACCCTCGCATGCACCCAGCCCCACGTGCTGCTCCTCTGACCCTGCTACGAGCATCGAGTGGCTCTCAGCAGGAcgggagagcagagcagccacgtgtccctggcagagcaggagggcGATCAGCTTTCCAGGCAGTCACGTAGCTATCTTCAACAGCTGCTGGAACATTGAGTCCTGTCTGCCTTGTGTCCGTAGTGGTGACAGGCACGAGCAAACCCTTCCCGGCTTCCCTTCCCCGGGTCCCTTGGGACTTGTACGGACTGTGCTGTTTTTCCAGCTCATCTGGGGAAACCCTGCCCTCACCAGAGTTGTGTTTATCCACTACTACTACTGCCATAGCTTCACCACAGCAAGCAGGTGCGCATGGCAACACTTTCCAGAAGGACATTTATCcggatttctttttctaatacaACTAACTAGGTGTTGTTCTTTCTGCCAATCTCATAACTTAGATTTCATTTCTATTATGCAAGTACTGTCCAATACGTCTGGATTCTTTGTGTTCACcataaacagcagcaaagaaaccTCTGAAGCCTGCAAGTACAAATGGGACTCAGACACAAGCTGTCATTAGCGATCCTAAAATGACTGTGGTTAGGTAAGTCAGATCAGAGGCCAAATTCAGGCTTGGTACAAGCGGAACTGTATGGATGACTGATAAAAGCTGAATTTTGTCCTTCACACACTGTCTCAATTCCTAGTGCAGGACTCACATTTCATCTCGTAACCCCTTAAGTTTTCAAGAGGCTTTTACATTCTTCTGGTGCTAAGTCATTGTGCAATGATGCTACGGGCTGCTGACTCAGCGGTACTGCTTCTCCCAGCAGTTGGACGTATTTCAGCAGTTTATGAAGCAATTCCTGCCTGTGTAGCTGCTAATACACAGCGAAATCTTCAGAGAGTGGGAGGATACAATCACACAGCAAGCCTGTAATGTGATCTGAAAGCAGCAAAGTACTCACCGCTCTGTTAATGTGCTTCTTGATGAGGATGTAGAGCACCGGCAAAGTCACATAGGCCAGGATCTCCCAAACTTTCCCCGTTAGCAGCATCCACAAGACCCGATCCTCTGCATCCAAGTTGACCCAGCACCAGCCCACAGAAACATTGGAGGCATCGTAGCCAATCTTCTTCAGAGCAACAGCCGCAACCGTAATGCAAAGGGGGACTCCCCAGCtgaggaaagaacaaaagaagcaAGTTTAAGCTGAGAACACGCTCAGTTTAGTCCCCCCAACTCCCTGGGAGAAACGTGTGACAGATGAAGGGATCTTT is a genomic window containing:
- the GPR157 gene encoding G-protein coupled receptor 157 isoform X2, producing the protein MEVNSVSKVKKVHKVRCESRVLWSEEKDFDRTSWDCVLQGALSTFSNTSSFFWTMAIALYLYLTIVRGSSTGAGLLCCFHAVSWGVPLCITVAAVALKKIGYDASNVSVGWCWVNLDAEDRVLWMLLTGKVWEILAYVTLPVLYILIKKHINRAHAALSEYRPILSRTPLQPRTSIADKKLILIPVIFIILRIWSTVRFILTLCNSPVVQNSVLVVLHGIGNTFQGGANCIMFVLCTRVVRARLLSSLCCCRYDDSGWPSPRSSSNRQCPDPAESENVPDPERTKPLLSST